A window of Ignavibacterium sp. contains these coding sequences:
- a CDS encoding type IV toxin-antitoxin system AbiEi family antitoxin domain-containing protein, whose translation MEKIIKIFKKNNGYARMKELRSSGIQTRDIAKAIEIGLIEKIKPGLYKLVNYERDEHEGFVEVCHANRRAVICMLSAASYYELTTFNPSEIYVAVPNNTDKFVLSYPPIKVYYFADSYYSPGIETLKTKSGIVRIYNREKTIGDLFRYMKKIGEDIAVESLKTYLQNRKERNIPKLIEYAEICGVKKKIEPLIKAILS comes from the coding sequence ATGGAAAAAATTATTAAAATATTTAAAAAAAATAACGGATATGCGAGAATGAAGGAACTCCGCTCTTCAGGTATTCAAACCCGTGATATTGCGAAAGCAATTGAAATTGGTCTAATTGAAAAAATTAAGCCTGGTCTTTACAAACTTGTAAACTATGAGCGTGATGAACATGAAGGTTTTGTCGAAGTATGCCATGCTAATAGACGAGCTGTTATTTGTATGCTTTCGGCAGCCAGTTATTATGAACTAACAACATTTAATCCATCGGAAATTTATGTTGCAGTTCCAAATAACACCGATAAATTTGTACTTAGTTATCCACCAATAAAAGTTTATTACTTCGCAGATAGTTATTACTCACCAGGAATTGAAACCCTAAAAACAAAAAGTGGAATTGTAAGGATATATAACAGAGAAAAAACTATTGGAGATCTTTTTAGATATATGAAAAAGATAGGCGAGGATATTGCTGTTGAATCACTAAAAACGTATCTGCAAAATAGAAAAGAAAGAAATATTCCAAAGCTTATTGAGTACGCAGAAATTTGTGGAGTAAAAAAGAAAATCGAACCGTTGATTAAGGCAATACTATCGTGA
- a CDS encoding nucleotidyl transferase AbiEii/AbiGii toxin family protein has product MRGKKEIKNIAASVKERLRNISTQSGLEFQSIVSQYMQERFLYRLSKSIYSNNLILKGALLFVAHNISRNRPTRDIDFLGSKIPNEIDDLLELIKEILQIKFDDGLRFDSDSIEAEYITEHGDYKGVRIKFYAYLENSRERIQLDIGFGDKITAGPVEIEFPTLLDFPAPRLKVYSIETAIAEKFEAIVSLQLQTSRMKDFYDILFFAENYDFKKQKLIQAITTTFKNRSTNLELSKTIFADQFIENDGFQKLWEAFIARNKLENTKSFPEVVSLIQSFIQPVFESKTENNWNPEKWEWE; this is encoded by the coding sequence GTGAGAGGGAAAAAAGAAATAAAAAATATTGCTGCATCGGTTAAAGAAAGATTAAGAAATATATCAACCCAATCCGGACTGGAATTTCAAAGCATAGTTAGTCAGTATATGCAGGAAAGATTTTTATATCGCCTTTCAAAGTCAATTTATTCAAACAATCTTATTTTGAAAGGCGCGTTGTTATTCGTTGCCCATAATATAAGCAGAAATCGTCCTACAAGAGATATTGATTTTCTAGGCTCAAAAATTCCAAATGAGATTGATGATTTGCTCGAACTAATTAAAGAAATCCTGCAAATTAAGTTCGATGACGGATTAAGGTTCGATTCTGATTCCATTGAAGCTGAATACATAACTGAGCACGGCGATTATAAAGGTGTAAGAATTAAGTTTTATGCATATCTGGAAAATTCCAGAGAAAGAATTCAACTTGATATCGGATTTGGTGATAAAATTACTGCAGGTCCGGTGGAAATTGAATTTCCAACACTACTTGATTTTCCTGCACCAAGATTAAAAGTTTATTCAATTGAAACTGCAATTGCTGAAAAGTTTGAAGCGATAGTTTCTCTACAATTACAAACAAGCAGAATGAAAGATTTTTATGATATTCTGTTTTTTGCAGAAAATTATGATTTCAAAAAACAAAAACTAATTCAGGCAATCACGACAACATTTAAGAATAGATCAACCAATTTAGAATTAAGTAAAACTATCTTTGCGGACCAGTTCATAGAAAATGATGGGTTTCAAAAACTGTGGGAAGCATTTATTGCCAGAAATAAATTAGAAAACACAAAAAGTTTCCCCGAAGTAGTTTCACTAATTCAATCTTTTATACAACCTGTATTCGAATCTAAGACAGAGAATAATTGGAATCCAGAGAAATGGGAATGGGAATAA
- the meaB gene encoding methylmalonyl Co-A mutase-associated GTPase MeaB — MKKQKPNSYKPDWTPENAGDEFAVRVVKGVEHTENINKLSSSKRKHLSVDDYVNGVLNFDRNILARTITLIESNNPVHHDTAQEVLKKLLPYSGKSLRIGITGVPGAGKSTLIETLGMFLIGQGHKVAVLTVDPSSTVTKGSILGDKTRMEKLSKEENCFIRPSPSGGELGGVARKTRETITIVEAAGFDVVLIETVGVGQSEVTVRSMVDFFLLVLIAGAGDELQGIKRGVMELCDAIFINKADGDNEKRALIAQTDYNNALHYLQPATKGWQPKAYTGSALTGKGIHELWNVILKFEKLTKSNGTFEERRSNQIVEWAFKMVENKLIDDFYNDENIKKIISKVKDEILKGQLTPTLAAEKLLNIYKTKKGSK, encoded by the coding sequence ATGAAAAAACAAAAACCAAATTCTTACAAACCTGATTGGACTCCAGAAAATGCTGGTGATGAATTCGCAGTAAGAGTTGTTAAAGGTGTTGAGCATACAGAGAATATTAATAAATTATCTTCATCCAAACGCAAACATCTTTCCGTTGATGATTATGTTAATGGTGTTTTGAATTTTGATAGAAATATTCTGGCACGAACCATAACATTAATTGAAAGCAACAATCCGGTTCATCACGATACTGCACAGGAAGTCCTTAAGAAACTTCTTCCCTACTCAGGTAAATCATTACGAATTGGAATCACCGGTGTTCCCGGTGCGGGCAAAAGTACTTTAATTGAAACTCTCGGAATGTTTCTGATAGGTCAAGGTCATAAAGTTGCTGTGCTTACTGTTGATCCAAGCAGTACAGTAACAAAAGGAAGTATTCTGGGCGATAAAACAAGAATGGAAAAACTTTCAAAAGAAGAAAATTGTTTTATTCGTCCTTCGCCATCAGGTGGTGAACTTGGAGGTGTAGCAAGAAAAACCCGGGAAACAATTACTATAGTAGAAGCTGCAGGATTTGATGTTGTTCTTATTGAAACTGTCGGAGTTGGTCAGAGTGAAGTTACAGTTCGTTCGATGGTAGATTTCTTTTTACTCGTTTTGATTGCCGGTGCAGGTGATGAGCTTCAGGGAATAAAAAGAGGTGTAATGGAATTATGCGATGCGATTTTCATAAATAAAGCTGATGGTGATAATGAAAAAAGAGCTTTGATTGCTCAAACAGATTATAATAATGCTCTTCATTATCTTCAACCAGCTACAAAAGGTTGGCAGCCCAAAGCATACACCGGTTCTGCTTTAACCGGAAAAGGAATTCATGAATTATGGAATGTTATTTTAAAATTTGAAAAGCTAACAAAATCCAACGGAACATTTGAAGAACGAAGAAGTAATCAGATTGTTGAATGGGCTTTTAAAATGGTAGAGAATAAACTTATCGATGATTTTTATAATGATGAAAACATTAAAAAGATAATTAGTAAAGTAAAGGACGAAATCCTTAAAGGACAACTAACTCCTACCTTGGCCGCTGAAAAACTTCTTAACATTTATAAAACAAAAAAGGGTTCGAAATGA
- a CDS encoding OmpA family protein: MKKNKIFFFLLLSTSIFVIVSTITPAQIKNEAYYKRISDLKFKTNKFLLSLEGGFTQGFTDYKKQVSSSVFRFATEYNFHPATGMNLGFGLRAGLGNVDGQDNRQRIATNDGLRNIPDKISTKFFELGVTGNIGFDLFEIVSPYVMFSASYFNFDPQLEDGTNAAFSRDGKYERIISNLGIGGGMRYNISNAISLYVQGEYFLPNTDYLEDVSASTSKDSYMSISLGFSYNLLAKRDSDGDGIPDDVDQCVKAPETFNGYKDEDGCPEFDSDGDGIIDDIDDCIGIPEDFNGIKDDDGCPDADKDSDGIADYMDKCPDEAEDIDGFQDQDGCPDLDNDNDGIPDKVDECPNEPETINGYLDEDGCPDEVELGITIDEMVLSADDLFQSNSAKFKETATAQLNDLVKFLKGRPNTRWRIEGHMDSQGTASYIKKMSYDRAKAVYDYLVSKGLDPQRFEIYGLADNFPIANNLTEEGRKQNRRIRIVLQK, translated from the coding sequence ATGAAAAAAAACAAAATATTTTTCTTTTTATTACTAAGCACATCAATTTTCGTAATTGTCTCAACAATTACCCCTGCACAAATTAAAAATGAAGCATATTACAAAAGAATAAGCGATCTGAAATTTAAAACAAACAAATTTCTTCTTTCCTTAGAAGGTGGCTTTACTCAGGGCTTTACTGACTATAAAAAACAAGTTTCCAGCTCTGTTTTCAGATTTGCTACTGAATATAATTTTCATCCTGCAACAGGAATGAATCTGGGTTTTGGACTTCGGGCTGGTCTTGGTAATGTTGATGGACAGGATAACCGACAAAGAATAGCAACAAATGATGGACTTAGAAATATACCCGACAAAATTTCTACTAAGTTCTTTGAGCTTGGAGTTACCGGAAACATTGGATTTGATTTATTTGAAATAGTAAGTCCGTATGTTATGTTCAGTGCATCTTATTTTAATTTTGACCCGCAACTTGAGGACGGAACCAACGCCGCTTTCAGCAGAGATGGTAAGTATGAAAGAATAATTTCGAACCTCGGTATCGGTGGTGGAATGCGTTACAACATCAGTAATGCTATTTCACTTTATGTTCAGGGGGAATATTTCCTTCCCAATACAGATTACCTTGAAGATGTTTCTGCATCAACAAGTAAAGACAGTTATATGTCAATCTCTCTCGGTTTTTCATATAATCTCCTTGCTAAAAGAGATTCAGATGGAGATGGTATTCCGGATGATGTTGATCAATGTGTAAAAGCTCCCGAAACTTTTAATGGCTATAAAGATGAAGATGGTTGCCCTGAATTTGACAGTGATGGAGACGGAATTATTGATGACATAGATGATTGTATTGGAATACCTGAAGACTTCAACGGAATTAAAGATGATGATGGTTGCCCGGATGCAGACAAAGACAGTGATGGAATTGCGGATTATATGGATAAATGTCCTGACGAAGCTGAGGATATTGATGGTTTTCAGGATCAGGATGGATGCCCTGATTTAGATAATGATAATGATGGTATTCCGGATAAAGTTGATGAATGCCCTAATGAACCTGAAACAATAAACGGATATCTTGATGAAGATGGTTGTCCTGATGAAGTTGAACTTGGAATCACCATTGATGAAATGGTTCTCAGCGCTGATGATCTTTTCCAATCAAATTCAGCTAAGTTCAAAGAAACTGCAACAGCTCAGTTAAATGATTTAGTTAAATTTTTAAAGGGAAGACCAAATACAAGATGGAGAATTGAAGGACATATGGATAGTCAGGGAACTGCTTCTTATATAAAGAAAATGTCTTATGACAGAGCTAAAGCTGTTTACGATTATCTTGTTTCGAAAGGACTTGATCCACAGAGATTTGAGATTTATGGTTTAGCTGATAACTTCCCTATTGCGAATAATCTTACAGAAGAAGGAAGGAAACAAAACAGAAGAATCAGAATAGTTTTGCAG
- a CDS encoding OmpA family protein: MKKLYFIIGLLLINIQMSYSQTYSDKWAFGIGASYPRFFSVSGTDFSGNENYGGYFSLEYFFNEQVSLRLLNNYLRIESNYYRFPGDQVQSHFLNQFSSNLEVLYEFLPCRSVSPYLLFGGGVTFFKNESSFNPDLDDDFFGYQMNFGVGVRWGLSESFALKTEAVYQTASNNKIDGNDRFNENFKGFFGGNGDTYGRIDFGLLWYFSKGDQSDLCDKCPDGIREIYYRDSIIIKEPYEVIKYQKDTVRVKEPLLFNVHFDFDKYTLRPESYPILDQAVKTLNEFKDVQVVISGHTDSFGSDEYNEKLSQRRVETVYNYLISKGVNPNRISRSWFGEKQPIRSNDSDINRAFNRRVEIKISN; encoded by the coding sequence ATGAAAAAATTATATTTTATTATCGGACTTCTGCTCATAAATATTCAGATGTCTTATTCTCAAACATATTCGGATAAATGGGCATTCGGTATTGGTGCATCCTATCCAAGATTTTTCAGTGTTAGTGGAACTGATTTTTCGGGAAATGAAAATTACGGAGGGTACTTCTCTCTTGAATATTTTTTTAATGAACAGGTAAGTCTCCGTTTATTAAATAACTATTTAAGAATTGAATCGAATTACTATAGATTTCCTGGTGATCAGGTTCAATCTCATTTTCTTAATCAATTCAGTTCAAACCTTGAAGTACTTTATGAATTTCTTCCATGTCGCAGTGTCTCTCCTTATCTTTTATTCGGAGGTGGTGTAACATTTTTCAAAAATGAAAGTTCATTCAATCCTGACCTAGACGACGACTTCTTTGGCTATCAAATGAATTTTGGTGTTGGTGTTAGGTGGGGATTATCAGAATCTTTTGCCTTGAAAACTGAAGCCGTTTACCAGACTGCTTCAAACAATAAAATTGATGGTAATGACAGGTTCAATGAAAACTTTAAAGGTTTCTTTGGTGGAAATGGTGATACATACGGTAGAATTGATTTCGGATTACTATGGTACTTCTCAAAAGGCGATCAATCTGATTTATGTGACAAATGTCCAGATGGAATAAGAGAGATTTATTATCGTGATTCTATCATCATTAAAGAACCTTATGAAGTTATTAAATATCAGAAAGACACTGTAAGAGTAAAAGAACCTTTATTATTTAATGTTCATTTCGATTTTGATAAATATACACTACGACCTGAATCATATCCGATTCTTGATCAGGCAGTAAAGACATTAAATGAATTTAAGGATGTTCAGGTTGTGATCTCCGGACATACAGATAGCTTTGGTTCAGATGAATACAATGAAAAACTTTCGCAGAGAAGAGTCGAGACTGTATATAATTATCTCATCAGTAAAGGTGTAAATCCAAACAGAATAAGCAGAAGCTGGTTTGGAGAAAAACAACCGATTCGATCAAATGACAGCGATATCAACAGGGCATTCAACCGAAGAGTTGAAATAAAAATTTCAAATTAA
- a CDS encoding TonB-dependent receptor: MFNKYLLIAFLIFANIGFAQNRQGNFQGMQLNGKITGKIIDAQTKQIIEYCNVVLFSYRDSAMVNGTITDKEGKFTLSNLRPGFYFLRASYIGYDNRTIDSIRITPNKPEIDLGVIALDEKTIELSNVVVTGEKEVIINNLDKKVINVEKDLTNLGGTAVDVVQNIPSVTVDADGNVSYRGNQNVRILIDGKPSELLGLGSGDVLSNIPASQIESIELVTNPSARYDPEGTGGILNIVLKKRINGGLNGTISLTGGTKENFNGSLNFNYKFPDINFFFSIDSRIRNSDNSGSSFRTNNINNVTSYLDQFNDGTFNHFGHNFTAGIDVTPDNYNTFTFSTRYRKFGFDNQSLIKTTNLNSANAVTRYFERSGDAVRRMNAMQYTLSYKRTFDTKGAEFTTDIIFGDFKMTRDEDIVQKNFTTDFIPTGEEFFEKGLSDNKSTRWTFQSNYINPIEGFGRIETGFEINLKNFNSKNDYLNLNNITGDWSEDLTRKTDFDYKENIYAVYGIYSNNIDEFKYQFGLRAEQADVKGNENLSNSSFTNDYFALYPTVHLVQGLPSQQEIQLSYSRRVERPNNRRLNPYVDRSDSLNIYYGNPELKPEFTNSLELGYSKLFNKTALTSSIFYRTTQDAITEYTIVNENGITERTWENLAKNISYGLELTFSSPLFDWFRTNTSFTYFNNEFDGLGILNSDNSWMAKMNNTFSISKDFNLQINLNYDGPRVMAQTKMKEQFVTDFAVRKDFLDGQLSVSFRLSDVFNTRKWESETFGQNFITSSYRKFDTRIAYLGITYRLSPSNNNKDRERRRPQDEEGMDEF; the protein is encoded by the coding sequence ATGTTCAATAAATATTTGCTAATAGCGTTCCTGATTTTTGCCAATATTGGCTTTGCTCAAAATCGTCAGGGAAATTTTCAGGGAATGCAGTTAAACGGAAAAATAACCGGGAAAATTATTGATGCACAAACTAAACAAATAATAGAGTATTGTAATGTTGTTCTGTTCAGCTATCGTGATTCTGCAATGGTAAATGGAACAATTACAGATAAAGAAGGCAAATTTACTTTAAGCAATTTAAGACCCGGATTTTATTTCCTGCGAGCTTCGTACATTGGTTATGATAATCGGACAATAGATTCTATTCGCATTACGCCTAACAAACCAGAAATAGATTTGGGAGTTATTGCTCTTGATGAAAAGACGATTGAACTTTCGAATGTTGTGGTTACAGGTGAGAAGGAAGTGATCATTAATAATCTCGATAAGAAAGTTATCAATGTAGAGAAAGATTTAACTAACCTCGGAGGAACTGCTGTAGATGTTGTTCAGAATATTCCGTCGGTTACTGTTGATGCAGATGGAAATGTAAGTTACCGTGGAAATCAGAATGTAAGAATATTAATTGATGGAAAGCCCAGCGAGTTACTTGGATTGGGAAGCGGAGATGTTTTATCTAATATCCCTGCAAGCCAGATTGAATCTATTGAATTAGTTACTAATCCTTCGGCTCGTTATGACCCCGAAGGTACCGGAGGCATTCTGAATATTGTTCTTAAGAAAAGAATAAACGGTGGTTTGAACGGAACTATAAGTCTTACCGGCGGTACTAAAGAAAATTTTAACGGCTCCTTGAATTTCAATTATAAATTTCCTGATATAAATTTTTTCTTTTCGATTGATTCCAGAATCAGAAATTCTGATAACAGCGGAAGTTCATTCAGAACCAATAATATTAATAATGTTACTTCATATCTTGATCAGTTCAATGATGGTACATTTAATCATTTTGGTCATAACTTTACTGCGGGAATTGATGTAACACCTGATAACTATAATACATTTACTTTTTCAACTCGTTACAGAAAATTCGGATTTGATAATCAGAGTCTGATTAAAACAACAAATCTTAATTCCGCTAATGCTGTAACAAGATATTTTGAGCGAAGCGGTGATGCAGTTCGTAGAATGAATGCTATGCAGTATACCTTAAGTTATAAAAGAACTTTTGATACAAAAGGAGCGGAGTTTACAACCGATATTATTTTTGGTGATTTTAAAATGACGAGAGATGAAGATATCGTTCAAAAGAATTTCACAACCGATTTTATCCCAACCGGTGAAGAATTTTTTGAAAAAGGATTGTCGGACAATAAGAGTACACGCTGGACATTTCAATCGAATTATATAAATCCTATTGAGGGATTTGGCAGAATTGAAACGGGGTTCGAAATTAACCTTAAAAATTTTAATTCAAAAAATGATTATCTCAATCTTAATAATATTACAGGAGATTGGTCAGAGGATTTAACAAGAAAGACCGATTTTGATTATAAGGAAAATATTTATGCCGTTTACGGGATTTATTCAAATAATATTGATGAATTCAAATACCAGTTTGGTCTTAGAGCAGAACAGGCAGATGTTAAAGGAAATGAAAATCTTTCAAATTCATCATTCACTAATGATTATTTTGCATTATATCCTACTGTTCATCTTGTTCAGGGATTGCCTTCACAACAGGAAATTCAATTGAGTTACAGCAGAAGAGTTGAAAGACCAAATAACCGTAGATTAAATCCTTATGTTGACCGATCGGATTCTTTAAATATTTATTATGGAAATCCGGAACTTAAACCTGAATTTACAAATTCTCTCGAATTAGGTTACTCAAAACTGTTTAACAAAACTGCTCTAACATCTTCAATTTTTTACAGAACAACTCAGGATGCAATAACGGAGTACACTATTGTAAATGAAAACGGTATAACAGAGCGAACCTGGGAAAATCTTGCTAAAAATATTTCGTACGGACTTGAGTTGACATTCAGTTCACCTCTTTTTGACTGGTTCAGAACTAATACGAGTTTTACATATTTTAATAATGAATTTGATGGGCTGGGTATATTAAATTCTGATAATAGCTGGATGGCAAAAATGAATAATACTTTCTCCATAAGTAAAGATTTTAATCTGCAGATCAATCTGAATTACGATGGACCCAGAGTAATGGCACAGACTAAGATGAAAGAACAATTTGTCACCGATTTTGCTGTTAGAAAGGATTTTCTGGACGGACAACTTTCCGTATCATTCCGGCTAAGCGATGTTTTTAATACAAGAAAATGGGAAAGCGAAACTTTCGGCCAGAATTTTATAACTTCTTCTTACAGAAAATTTGATACAAGAATTGCATATCTGGGAATAACATACAGATTATCTCCATCCAATAACAATAAGGATAGAGAACGGAGACGACCACAGGATGAAGAAGGAATGGATGAGTTTTAA